TTGAACTCTACTGTTATAATGTAGAAGAGCATATTTGATAACTATGCCAATAACACTAGATTTCTGTGCTAATCCAGTTTGAATCACTTTAGATCACAGAGGTCGGGCTTCAATCGAACAACCTTCTCCCTCCCTTCCATCCGATGAAACTACTTTGGCAAAGTCATTCGTAAAACCTTCCTTCTTCCGCCGATAAGAGGTCTTGGGAGTCATCAGCCTATTATTCTTGGTGTCCCGTTTTGATCTGTTGAGTGAGAACTCTTTCACACGGGACTACTGATCACTATGGCCGACTTTCGTAACATTTAAATATAGCAATGATAACTATTTTTGTTTCCCACCCAGTGTCCAACAATTATATTTAGCCCCGATCAACTAAATTCGGTTTCACACCGGGGTGTTCCACATTTGGGAGGGGAGAGGGGTTAAAGCGCTTCCTAATAAAGGCGATTTTCATACTTAGGACCCGAACTGAAACCtttaattaatgataaaagaGTACTTTGTCAAATGGTATCAGAGTCGGGCCCATGGTCGATATGGATCCACAGAAGCCTGGACCGATGAGGAGTGAAAATACTCCCGGTTCATGAATATGCACGCTCCACACCGGACAGTGAAACCCTGAATGAAGAATATCCAAATCTGGgcatgaagggagtgatgaagAAAATGATCTCACATCGTGTTAGGTCCAAGGTTTCACCtattaattttgatgataacaaaccaatataattattaataaaagaacatttacttgtggtaaatttatttttggtatagGTTTATTTGATGAAGAAGGATTTGATGAATATCTAATCAAATATGAAGAAGATATTACGAGATGGAATTACGGAAGAAGATGTGGAAGAAAAAGACTTGCTCAAATCAAGGTgcaagaattatggaaagaataTTTACTATGATCCTATGGAAggaaaatattctagaaaatgaaAAGATCGAGATCAATTTGTTACTTAAGGGAGCCCCACAATCTATGGAGTATCAAGATATGCCAAAAGTCTTAAGTGCGCAAAAGTGTTCATGTTCGGAGTGATCAAAGTCCAAATACTAGAAGACGAATGtgattacattcaaattaatatAAATCAAGACCCAAGATGAAATGAAGAGGATCTTGAAATTCTCTTGGGTTGCTTAAATAAGATTTCATATTTGTACAAGCCAGAAGAAGAGTTTAGAGAAATTAATGGGAAGAATGTTCGTTATGATGGAAAGAAGATATTCTATAAAAGGGAAGAGATATTCAAATTTAGATCTCAAATTCGAATACACTTGCTACAGCTTTGGAAGAAAGGTGATTCACTACaaggaaagaaatattttttctatGTAAAGAGCAGATGTACAACACGAAAAAAAGGATCACTGGAAAGGAAAGTTGAGGTACTGTATTGATGAAAGAGGAATTAGAGATTGGCTTTGGTTATACAGAGAATATTCTCTATGGACAAAATTAGGGGAATTCAATTGAATATGAATCTGAGATGCCATATATTATGGTATCAAAATGGAAAAGATCAAGGAGGATGGCCGGCCAAATTTCAAGGGagctaaaaatggaaaaatcaatGAGTCTTAAATAGAAGCTCCAAGGAAATTTAATTCTAGGGCCACGTATGATGAGATTCAATATCAACAATGCATTGCCAGGAAGAAAAAGATTAATTATTACATTGTACTATGTAAGGAAGGACCAACATCGCAAGGATCTAACAATCATGGAAGGAAAGAGGATTTATCAATTGGGTCAAGAAAGGAACGTTCAGCAAAATCCTTGGAGCAAATATTTTGTGCAATCAATTGAAGCGAAAATCCATCAAGGAATGAAGATACTACTTCAAATAGAAGATTCACCGTATCAAGACAATATCCCTTGGAGCATGACGAGCCACCATTTAAAGAAGAATTATTGGACTGGTTCAGTACGCAGCCACTTATACTTTCATCTCAACCTTCTCAAGTTCTTTGCTCTACCTTTCATAAGCATTGTATTTCTTAGTAATTTACTGTGTACTCAaaaaggagagaagagaaaaaatattGTTGGTGAGGCTTTGTATTGAGAAGTTGTGTCATTGTTCGTTTCTttggtgagcgagtgaaaacCAAAGAGTTGTTgttggtgagcgagtgaaaaACCAATCTTGTATAAGAGTTTGAGTGTTAGACGTAGGAGCTGCACCTTACAAACATTGTACGAAGAACAACTTACAAAGAGCTTAAAGAGATAATAACCtccttgcaacccaaggggaaTGGATTAGGATACCACGTTGGTTCCGAACTAGTATAAAAATCCTGGTGTCATTTATTATATTGCTCTCATATTATATTATGCACCCTTACTATTTATTGTGGTTTATACTTGTGTAAATTGAAGGACTAACAAATTTGTGCAGGCTGTCTCGCCATCAGTCGACTAGATTTTTTAACAAGCTTACAATTcacgccccccccccctttttgtACTTTCACATCGGACTGGGATGAGATCCATGTGCTCCTTATAAGGCTTGTAAGAAGCCCAGGATTCTCATTCGTCATCGATGTGGTATTCCATTCATCATACTTCTTACTCCACCAGAacccttatatatatgttggctaTGATCAGTGGATAAGGTTCAATCGTGATGGAAAATAAATTGTCAATCATAGTTGAAATAAGAATTTTATTGTAGATCATATTTAGTGCGGAAATCCTTGATAACTAAAATTGTTGATATACGggggtgtgtttgatatgatggAAATCATTCAAAAAGACATTTTTTCGGAAGGAAATCATCTGTTgacagaggcggatccaggattttaagGTTGTGagttcccaaaaaaaaaaaaaaaaaattaaaacaacaacatacctagtgtagtcccacaagtaAATCACAGCATTCCGGAAAAAGAAACGAGAGAAGTAACCAATGTCGTATGTTTTTAGGAGAATGCCTTTGTCCTGCataaatgaaaaaacaaaaaactaacTAGAACTAGATCCAACAATCACAAGAACAACAAGTCCCTTATACTAACACTAAACAATTGACATTACAAAACAATACAAAGCTAAGATCTATCATAGCTTCCAGACATACTGAAAATTGAAATcctttatataaataaaaagtagCGAATCACATTATCATTACAATTGTACTCAACGAACAGCCATCTTCTGAAAATGATCAATGATTGCTTCATTAGGTACACTTTCAAATACCTCATTCTCTATATAACAAACTAAACAATCATTCAAAAATTCATCACCAATTCTGCTACGCAAGTCATTTTTAATATACTTCATCGAAAAAAAAAGCTCTTTCCACCATTGCAGTAGCGACAGTTAATATCAAGCTCAACTTCACAAGCAAATAAACAAGTCTCCAAGTCTTGTGCAAATTTGTTTTAACCAATGTCTCTGAAAGATCTCCAAGTCTTTTCAAGTTAGAGAAAGCATTGTTCACTTCTCGCACATAATCAATATAGTTGTCAAGCTCAAAACAAAGATCCTCAAGCATGGAAACACTAAACTCATCCCGATAATATGTAGCAAGTTTCATAATCCTCTCTTTATCATAATTTGCAAAAGAATTATCTGGACTCAAACTAGCCATACCAAGAAGTAGATCAGTATTCACTTCATCAAAATGATTGTTAAGCTCTGCAAGTTGCAAATCAATAGCAGTATTAAAAACTTCTACACGCAAATGATGAGAATATTTGACACTTGAGATCTTACGCTTTGATTTTCCAAGAGCATAATTCTTATCCATTTCGGGGATCACAATAATATGCTTGACACATAATGAAGAAACGTCTTTTACCAAAGAATCCCATCTAGACTCTCTCATTGATTGCAATTGTCTCTTTGTGAAACCAACAAGGTTCATCGCACTTACGATATCTTGATCTTTTCTTTGCAAGGCCATATTCAAATCATGTGTAATTGCCAACACTTTCAACATCGAATGCAATGTATACACAAACTCATAAGATCTTATGTCATCTACTAAACTTTTTGCTAGTGTTCTCTCTTGATAATTTGAACCCTCCTTAGCAAGAACTCCAAGTACATGAATAATTGAGGAGAATAAACTAATAAAGTTACGCACTGTCTTAAAATGAGAACTCCAATGTGTATCCCCTGCCCTTTGAAGTCCAAGTTCTTGATTCAATCCACTTCCTGTATGAACTTCACCGAGCACTAGTAGTTCCTTTAATTTTTCTGCTTGATCGTCTCTAAGCATCTCCCTACGCTTAAAAGAACCTCCAATAACATTTAAAACATTACCCAGAATATCAAAAAATTGATCTACCTCATGATGCTTCTTTGCAACAGCTACAAGAGTCAATTGTAATTGATGAGCAAAGCAATGTGTGCAATATGCCGAAGGAGAATCTTTCGTAATCAAAGTTTTAAGACCATTGATTTCTCCTTGCATGTTACTAGCTCCATCATAACCTTGTCCCCAAATTTGAGATGAGCTCAAATTATGTTCTAAAAGCAAAGAATATATCGCGTCTTTCAATGATCGTGCAGATGTATCTTTAACATGAACAACACTAAGGAATCGCTCAATTAGTTTACCCTCTTTATTGACATACCACAGAATAAGAGCCATTTGTTCTTTATGAGAGACATCCTTAGACTCATCAACTGATATCCCAAAGTAATCCCCATTTAAGTCTTCAACAATTGCTTTCACTGTTTCGTTTGCACAAGAACTCACAATGTCTTTTTGGATACTTGGACAAATCATGATGTCATTTTGTGGAGCATTTTCTAACACAACTTGTTTCACATCTTCATTCTTATCCGCATACCACTTTAAGAGATCTAAAAAGTTTCCTCTTCTTGCAGAAGTTTCACTTTCATCATGGCCTCGAAAAGGcattcctttttttaaaagaaaccttGCAACATCAATAGAAGCATTCAAGCGAACCCGATATTTGCTTTTAGTTTCTCGTTTTCCTTGTCAAAACAAGTTAGAATAGATTGTGCTTGATTATCTAAATATAACATCATCTTGAAACACCGATAATGAACACTATTCACTTCACCCACATGTTTATTAAGTCTTTCTAAACCCTTATTCCAACTTCTGAAACCATCCACTGTGAAAGGATCGCCTACTTGTTTTCCATGTCCTCCCGTCTCATTTTTAAACAAGTAACAACATAAGCAAAAAGCTGCATCTTTTTCAATGCTGTATTCTAACCATCCCGAATATGAAGTGTCAAACCAATCAGAATGAAAAGAACGCGGTTTGTTACCAAAATATGTTATTGGAAATACAAAACGATCCCAACGTTTACACGGACCCTTGTTAATGTAATATCTCCTCACTCTATCACGTAGATTAGGAGAATAATCtgaaatttgttttcttttagcaGGATCGGATTCAAGAAGACCCAAATCCAACATCTTGTCTTTACCTGATGGTCGAGAAGGATTGACATCATCGACGTTGTGAATAGCTGGACATGGATGAGAGCTTAGCGCAAGAGAATTTGAAGTGGTTTTAGGCTTGAAAATTTTTATGATCATATCGATTCTCACTTCACAATTTCAACCTGTTtaagtataaaatattaatttaattcAGATCACATTCTAGCATCAAATATGAGCTTTGCAAGAAAATATAACATTAGGAATTTCACAAATTGGGTAGAACACTCAAATACCCCTTAATAGAGTTTATCAAATGCTCTCTATGATTTAAACTCCATTTATGGACTTCTGGTATGGAGCAACACTCAAATACACTTGATTCAATGAGAAATAGGCTAAATTTTTAGTAAAAGAAGATAGCTAGAACAAGCACTCAAGAAGTAAATCAAAAAACAGTAAAAAGAAGATAGCTAGAACAAAAAGATGGCAATAATAATtagtaaaagaagaaaggtatggagaattggagaaaGAAATACCTGAACTGGTATTATGCCTTTGTTGCGATTGAAGATGAAATATGTTTGCCTCACTTTGGTTCTGGACTTCTGGTATGGAGATTGGAGATTGGAGATTGGAGAAATAAACTCTATTTTTTAACCCTAGCTTTCTTGTTTCTCATTTGTTTTGGTTtaatatttgatttgaaatattGGGATTTGGGTAAAAGTAATAATTTATTGGTTGATATCTTTTTAGTTGACTTTGTAATTTGTTTTttctgaaaaagaaagaagaagaaaggtgttctggaaattggaaaagaaaaaagaagaaacgtgttttgaagaagaaagaagaagaaacgtgttttctggaaaagaaaaaagaagaaacgtGGGGTTACCTATTgctggaaaaaaagaagaagcaaatttgaattaaaaaaagcGAGTCCAGCGGGAATCGATCCCGCGTACAGTTGGAAAAAATTCCCTTCAGATCTCCTTTCTTTGCCATTGAACCATCGGCCATATAGTTGTGGGTCCCAAACTGATAATTCTTACACTTGACTATAATTTTCAATATAATAATAGGACCTACGTTAGCGGATGTGGGTTCTCAAGAACCCACACCCGCTACAATAGATCCGCCCCTGTCTGTTGATATGTGATTATCAGAAAACATATTTCATCATggggaaattaattaatttgcttATTTGTGAGGGGAAGTCATTATTCTTGCAACTATCTTgacttttaacttttatattaCTTGTCTCAGCTAACATTTACATATTATTATTTAtcatttgtattaaaaaaaattaaagaatatagTTACTCTTCAATTTGCGAAAATATTATCAATCGAACATCAGAAAACATCTTTCACGGAAAAAGACTATTGTCACATCAAATAAACTCATTGTTTAACAATTTTGATGCAATaaagtgaaagttgaacgaTTATATACGTTACAAAGTtattaaactattttttgtaaagaaaaaatgattaaacctttcattaaaaatctaatctatttttttcaataataaaaaaaaaagtcactcAATTATGCCAAAGTATCATAAAAAGTCACTATACTATTTGAGTGACTTTTTGGTTACAAATTATAGATAAGGCTTCAATTATCAATGACCTTACGTGATGGTAAAGCAAAATTGGGTCTCTTCTCATTAGAACAAATAGTTTAATGATTTTTAATGATACTTAAACataattgaatgattttattacaaaaaataatataataactttgaaataaaatttgagTGACTAATATCCGTAAAATTAACCCTTAATTTTCTAATTATTCTTGAATACAAGCATGTTATCCATGACTGAACTCCCATGCATCTAGAAATTGCTATCATATTTGGACGCTTATCCTCGATGTTGGTCTCTTTGTGCTCCTGTAATATTATGTGCGAGTGGCTAAAATATTCATTCACATTTTAATAATTTTGTACATTAAATAGTTTAACATCTGCATTGTCAATCTCTTGAACAACAGGCCATGTACCCATGCCACAGTTTTGCTTCTCATGTAACACCACAAGACTACTTAGTTTCCTCAGCTGGTTGGGACTTGGGAGCGCTTTCTCTTTAATATAACTCTATGCGCTACGAGTTTAAATCAGTTGAGCTAGAGATAACTCAATGATTTCAAGAAGATGAATGTATTATTACGAAAAGGTGAATCTAAAATTTATATTTGACATGGTTCGATTTTTAGGTTCTTACACTGAACCTCATTAGAAATTGtaagttcaattttttctatttttgcaattttagtgatttttaacatatgtacatataccctgtgttgaaaatattgtgatCAGTTGAATCCATCGACTCTATGCTACTTCCTAAACTGCTACTAGTTTTAGTATAGACTTTTCgtttattatataaatttttcaATAACAAAAGGAGAATAGAGAATTCAATATATCGGACTTGGAGATTTtgaaataataagtcatcaaataaaggaaaaaaaatacttaattttaaaaacaagAGGGGACACCAATCATGCCCACAAACGTGAGATTTGAAACCCCAAGCTCAATTctagaaagaaagtaaaaacaACAAGATAGACATGAGATTTGAACTCCCAGCTTCACTTGTAAAAGTGCGTGAATAATCATTGCACTATACTAACATTTTTGAGCTTGGGTgcacccatatatatatttacggTCAAAGCTATAGGAGAGGAGCACGGATGCACGTGAACTAATTATGCTTCTCCACATATACCCACTCCTGAATTAGGCTAGTGGATTTCGGATACTAGATGATTATacgtaaaagaaaagaaaagtttcCTCACCTTTAACTTTTTTGTTCTACAAACACTACCAGCCTTGTTCTTCTGCAGAATTTCCCAAATATCACATTGACTTTTCATTTTAGTATCAGCTATTTCGAGATTTACAAGAATCCTTTTGCATACCCTAGTCGAGGAACAAAGTGTATAGCGGACGCATTCATATATAAGACACTTCCTGCAAATAACCCCTTAACCTTCAGTGTATTTGATAATGTAAACTCTACTCAAATGTCAAGGAAGATTTGGGATCAAAACTAGATCAAGGACAccatttatatattaaaaaatctaaTTGGATATTCTCTACCATTGGAATTAAAAAGGAAGAAGCAATTGCGTAGCACAAAAATAAAGTGCTCAAGCACTTACACAATGCAGAAGATTCGAGAAAAATCAAAGACATTAGAAGGGGATAAATATGTAGGATTCAGAAAAGTTGAATTTAATTTGTAAACCTGAAATTCTGCATTTTGAGTGAAAGATTTACCTAAAAATAAATGTAGAAGAAAGATTTACCTAAAAATAAATGTAGAAGAAGGATATAAGATGACGAGTGAAGCACGTAAATGTCAAGGGAAGCGTTCAGTGAGATGATTGGCAGAAGACACAAGGTTGAACAGAGTGCTgtatttttcattcttcttcttttggtatatagtACTTACTAGAAATATATTTATCAATAGACCTTGATAGAGAAAGATTCTAAAAGGCTTTTCTTGTCTTATTTGGGCGGCTTAACAAAGGAATAAGTCCACTTTGTGATACCCTGGTGTGACAATAATTACAAATTATTGCTATGAATAATAAtagtaaatattataataataataataataataataataataataataagtataCTCCCACCGATTctgttataaatcatttcattaagcagaaaataattttgaagttaAGTTGTTTCAAATTATGAATTCAAGACATTCTTTTTGTTAGTATAAAAATGAAAAgcgccacataaattgagagagAGTAAAATTTTTCATAATTCAAGTCCATGGCTCATATCGTTCGCTTTGGTCCAATAGACTTCACAGTTTTGTCACTCCCCAAGTAATCAAGCAGATCAAATACTTATTTCTTGAAAAAGGTATAATTGATTATGGAAAGAATAACTTAGAATAATGTATAGTCTACAAATTAGAAtttacacttaaaaaaaaaagaataggaaTTGCCGATGAAAAACatatttttgataattaattgCTATTTCATCATTAAATAAGTTTAGCCatgaattttatttatttttaatttagcGACAGAATTTGTACACCAccatttttatttgattattttgtattttttctttCGTAGTGTTACTTCCCCATTAGGCCTTCCCTACTCCAtttgttaaaaaagaaaagtcagTCATTAACTGTTACGGTTTTTGTTTAATGGAATATACATGTAAAAGGTTAAGATATTTTAGTTATGTGATTAAGAAATTGGATTACTAGGACTGAAAATGACAACTTAGAAACAAACAATTGCTAGAAAACGTCTATTTTGTTTTATGCGGCTACAATAAACAAAATGCGTTCGAGAACAAAAATGATATATGAACTGCACCATTGCGTTCTGATGTGAGttaaatactactccctccgtttcaatttatgtgaacctatttcctttttaatccgtgccaaaatgaatgacctctttcctaatttggaaacaaattcactttacgTTTTTACATGTacccacacaaatattcaagacttattttgaatcacaagttttaaaagtattcactcttttttaaatatcgtgcccagtcaaatgggttcatataaattgaaacggagggagtacttgaGTATTTTTAAGGAATTAATGCCCCCTTTTGGGGTTCTGTAAGAATTCAATTTTaacaaattttagaaaaaataggAGAGGCCTGCTAAACAGGTGATGTCTTGGGGATGGGAGAATGGGAATGATGACAACAAAAACTCACTTTGACTTGCgtaattttaaaaactaaaaatgcTGTATGTCTGCCGCTTTCTTTCGTATATAATAGAGTTGTTATTCCTGGCCGAAATAGAAGTCTCTTACCGTTACGCAAGCGATGAAGATGTATTTTTATACTGATTATATCTAGATATGAATACTGAATAATTAAACGCTTTAAgattaaacaacaacaacaacatatacaagataATCTCGCCAGGTAAAGGCATGTGGAGGAAGAGTAGAGAAGTTAAATTTACTCCTACCTGTGAAGTGAAAAGGAGGGATGCAACACGAACTTCCTGCGAGAGGCCACCCATCTTAGTTTCTAAGCATCTAAatatgtattatatattttctttacaaACTACTAATAAAAAATCCAAATATATTAATAACAAATATCATA
This is a stretch of genomic DNA from Lycium ferocissimum isolate CSIRO_LF1 unplaced genomic scaffold, AGI_CSIRO_Lferr_CH_V1 ctg2344, whole genome shotgun sequence. It encodes these proteins:
- the LOC132043367 gene encoding uncharacterized protein LOC132043367, which codes for MPFRGHDESETSARRGNFLDLLKWYADKNEDVKQVVLENAPQNDIMICPSIQKDIVSSCANETVKAIVEDLNGDYFGISVDESKDVSHKEQMALILWYVNKEGKLIERFLSVVHVKDTSARSLKDAIYSLLLEHNLSSSQIWGQGYDGASNMQGEINGLKTLITKDSPSAYCTHCFAHQLQLTLVAVAKKHHEVDQFFDILGNVLNVIGGSFKRREMLRDDQAEKLKELLVLGEVHTGSGLNQELGLQRAGDTHWSSHFKTVRNFISLFSSIIHVLGVLAKEGSNYQERTLAKSLVDDIRSYEFVYTLHSMLKVLAITHDLNMALQRKDQDIVSAMNLVGFTKRQLQSMRESRWDSLVKDVSSLCVKHIIVIPEMDKNYALGKSKRKISSVKYSHHLRVEVFNTAIDLQLAELNNHFDEVNTDLLLGMASLSPDNSFANYDKERIMKLATYYRDEFSVSMLEDLCFELDNYIDYVREVNNAFSNLKRLGDLSETLVKTNLHKTWRLVYLLVKLSLILTVATAMVERAFFFDEDKGILLKTYDIGYFSRFFFRNAVIYLWDYT
- the LOC132043368 gene encoding uncharacterized protein LOC132043368 — translated: MIIKIFKPKTTSNSLALSSHPCPAIHNVDDVNPSRPSGKDKMLDLGLLESDPAKRKQISDYSPNLRDRVRRYYINKGPCKRWDRFVFPITYFGNKPRSFHSDWFDTSYSGWLEYSIEKDAAFCLCCYLFKNETGGHGKQVGDPFTVDGFRSWNKGLERLNKHVGEVNSVHYRCFKMMLYLDNQAQSILTCFDKENEKLKANIGFA